One Paracidovorax avenae ATCC 19860 genomic region harbors:
- a CDS encoding DMT family transporter encodes MSSASLLRLVLLAALWGGSFLFTRYTVPALGAVPTAFGRVLLAALGLMVLVALTRQRPAFRGRLGAVLVLGVVNSGIPFCMFALAARVLPAGYSAMLNATTPLMGVLIGAAAFGERITGAGAAGVLLGMAGVAVLAQAGPVVLTAQVAAGIAACLAATACYGLAGFLTRRWITARGGLDSRLVALGSQWGAVLALAPWAAWQAWSQPALAGQWAAAPAQVWAALLAMGLLCTAWAYVLYFRLIADVGPLKALSVTFLVPVFGVAWGWLLLDETVTVAHAAGGALIALALWLVLRPAPPRP; translated from the coding sequence ATGTCTTCCGCCAGCCTCCTGCGTCTCGTGCTGCTCGCCGCCCTGTGGGGCGGGAGCTTTCTCTTCACCCGCTACACCGTCCCGGCGCTGGGTGCCGTGCCCACGGCCTTCGGGCGCGTGCTGCTGGCCGCGCTGGGGTTGATGGTGCTGGTGGCGTTGACGCGGCAGCGCCCCGCCTTCCGGGGACGGCTGGGCGCCGTGCTCGTGCTCGGGGTGGTGAACTCGGGCATTCCGTTCTGCATGTTCGCGCTGGCCGCGCGGGTGCTGCCCGCCGGCTACAGCGCCATGCTGAACGCCACCACGCCGCTCATGGGCGTGCTCATCGGCGCGGCGGCCTTCGGCGAGCGCATCACCGGCGCGGGCGCCGCGGGCGTGCTGCTCGGCATGGCCGGCGTGGCCGTGCTGGCGCAGGCCGGGCCGGTCGTCCTCACCGCGCAGGTCGCGGCGGGCATCGCGGCGTGCCTGGCGGCCACGGCCTGCTACGGCCTCGCGGGCTTCCTCACGCGCCGCTGGATCACCGCACGCGGCGGGCTGGACAGCCGCCTGGTCGCGCTGGGCAGCCAGTGGGGCGCCGTGCTGGCGCTGGCGCCCTGGGCGGCATGGCAGGCCTGGAGCCAGCCGGCCCTCGCAGGCCAGTGGGCCGCGGCGCCTGCGCAGGTGTGGGCGGCGCTGCTGGCCATGGGGCTGCTCTGCACCGCGTGGGCCTACGTGCTGTATTTCCGGCTGATCGCGGATGTGGGGCCGCTCAAGGCCCTTTCCGTCACCTTCCTCGTGCCCGTGTTCGGCGTGGCCTGGGGCTGGCTGCTGCTGGACGAAACCGTGACCGTTGCACATGCCGCGGGCGGCGCCCTGATCGCGCTGGCGCTCTGGCTGGTGCTGCGGCCGGCACCCCCGCGGCCGTGA
- a CDS encoding LysR substrate-binding domain-containing protein, translated as MRLPPLASVRFFEAAARHLSVRAAAAELHVTPGAVSQQVRRLEDFLGCALFERLPRGLALTPAGRDYLAACAEALALVGHATARLQALGQRRVVRLSCTAGFAVQWLVPRLEDFSRVAPDVDVHVSTTDRVVDLASEDIHFAVRHGLGVAPGLQAEVLVADDLVPVCSPRLIAPRRVPRITDITGARLLHDGHRGDWRLWCEANGALGVDCSQGVVFTHSNGTIEAALAGRGFALARQGFVAGEIAARTLVAVRSAALATPLAYRLVYRPEVLVDPALRSFRDWITAQAAAS; from the coding sequence ATGCGCCTTCCCCCGCTTGCTTCCGTACGCTTCTTTGAGGCGGCCGCCCGCCACCTGAGCGTGCGCGCCGCGGCCGCGGAACTGCATGTGACCCCGGGCGCGGTATCGCAGCAGGTGCGCAGGCTGGAGGACTTCCTGGGTTGCGCGCTGTTCGAGCGGTTGCCGCGCGGGCTCGCGCTCACGCCCGCGGGGCGCGACTACCTTGCGGCCTGCGCCGAGGCACTGGCGCTCGTCGGCCACGCCACCGCGCGCCTGCAGGCGCTGGGACAGCGGCGCGTGGTGCGGCTCAGCTGCACCGCCGGCTTCGCGGTGCAGTGGCTGGTGCCGCGGCTGGAGGATTTCTCGCGCGTGGCACCGGATGTCGATGTGCACGTGAGCACCACCGACCGGGTGGTCGATCTGGCGTCCGAGGACATCCATTTCGCGGTACGCCATGGCCTGGGCGTGGCACCAGGGCTGCAGGCCGAGGTGCTGGTGGCCGACGACCTGGTGCCGGTCTGCAGCCCGCGCCTGATCGCACCCCGGCGCGTGCCCCGCATCACCGACATCACCGGCGCCCGGCTGCTGCACGACGGACACCGCGGCGACTGGCGGCTCTGGTGCGAGGCGAACGGGGCCCTGGGCGTGGACTGCAGCCAGGGCGTGGTGTTCACGCATTCCAACGGCACGATCGAGGCAGCCCTGGCAGGCCGGGGCTTCGCCCTGGCGCGGCAGGGCTTCGTGGCCGGGGAGATCGCGGCGCGCACGCTCGTGGCCGTGCGGTCGGCCGCACTGGCGACGCCGCTGGCCTACCGGCTGGTGTACCGGCCGGAAGTACTGGTGGACCCTGCCCTGCGCAGCTTCCGCGACTGGATCACCGCACAGGCCGCCGCCTCCTGA
- a CDS encoding GNAT family N-acetyltransferase yields the protein MHSPADPASTSVPSPAPVPPIRRLGGEDLPGLLAVQRACYGEGFLESADVFARRLASPVNCSLVAGAPGAVQAYLAAYRSVRGKVTPLHGDFEVPAGVPDMLYLHDMAVHPACAGQGLASALLQAAWNEARAAGLQHTALVSVQGSRAYWERQGYAVREPASAEARERLAGYGAQAVYMERLL from the coding sequence ATGCACTCTCCTGCCGATCCGGCCTCCACGTCCGTCCCTTCCCCCGCTCCCGTGCCACCCATACGCCGGCTGGGCGGGGAAGACCTGCCCGGCCTGCTGGCAGTGCAGCGGGCCTGCTATGGCGAGGGGTTTCTCGAAAGCGCCGACGTTTTCGCGCGGCGGCTGGCCAGTCCCGTGAACTGTTCGCTGGTCGCCGGGGCGCCCGGCGCCGTGCAGGCCTACTTGGCCGCCTATCGCTCCGTTCGCGGCAAGGTGACGCCGCTGCACGGCGATTTCGAGGTGCCCGCCGGGGTGCCCGACATGCTCTACCTGCACGACATGGCCGTGCACCCCGCCTGCGCGGGCCAGGGGCTGGCCAGCGCGTTGCTGCAGGCAGCGTGGAACGAAGCCCGCGCCGCCGGGCTGCAGCACACCGCCCTCGTCTCGGTGCAGGGCTCGCGCGCCTACTGGGAGCGCCAGGGCTATGCGGTGCGCGAGCCTGCATCGGCCGAGGCGCGCGAACGCCTGGCGGGCTATGGCGCGCAGGCGGTGTACATGGAGCGCCTGCTGTAG
- a CDS encoding GGDEF domain-containing protein: MSLNHFLRLIGIVLATVTALLAAHASWGQWRSWRAADAGSRALADLGLGLVATERVSRERGPTNARLGALDGAPDPQAVAALARARESTGQAMAQLRAMLAARTQLPHMDALLAGADDTAQALARARAAADAVISLPHAQRTPEAVRASVYGLAAIVPRFAPVNSALIQAVRTAQPSMDGDTQMLRITAELREHAGLLGSHFTAALAKQRPFTPEERHAIEQTRGRIMALQFLLEQRLARQDAPPDIAQAWEAVDSGYFGHAARDIVAPVLAAGERDGRYGITAAQFAERYVPELGKVVALRDRLMARLQADALAARERALHSLVEVAGASALLWAILAGTLAMLHARVLRPLAQTTRALQDLARNRLDAPLPRPAADDEIAAVIGAVRALQEHTQARQVLERERDGLIAQLREQSLTDFLTGLPNRRAFFAAARERVAQARQQRFDVALMLLDVDLFKSFNDRAGHAAGDEALRAVARAVRNTLRPGDLVARYGGEEFVVLLGPCAGPEGAACAERLRHAIETAPVILPSGERFRLTASVGVAVSQRHGLVLDHLLSEADTALYRAKDRGRNRVEEAA, encoded by the coding sequence ATGTCCCTCAACCATTTCCTGCGCCTCATCGGCATCGTGCTGGCCACCGTGACGGCCCTGCTGGCCGCGCATGCCAGCTGGGGGCAATGGCGTTCGTGGCGCGCGGCGGACGCCGGATCGCGCGCGCTGGCGGACCTCGGCCTGGGCCTGGTGGCGACCGAGCGGGTATCGCGCGAGCGCGGCCCGACGAACGCACGCCTCGGCGCGCTCGATGGAGCGCCCGACCCGCAGGCCGTCGCCGCCCTGGCGCGGGCGCGGGAAAGCACCGGCCAGGCCATGGCGCAGCTGCGCGCCATGCTGGCCGCCCGCACGCAGCTGCCGCACATGGACGCCCTGCTGGCCGGAGCGGACGATACCGCGCAGGCACTCGCCCGCGCACGGGCGGCGGCCGACGCGGTCATCTCCCTTCCCCACGCCCAGCGCACGCCCGAGGCCGTGCGCGCGAGCGTCTATGGCCTCGCAGCCATCGTGCCGCGGTTCGCGCCGGTCAACAGCGCCCTGATCCAGGCCGTGCGGACGGCCCAGCCGTCCATGGACGGCGACACGCAGATGCTGCGGATCACCGCGGAGCTGCGCGAGCATGCGGGCCTGCTCGGGTCGCACTTCACCGCCGCGCTGGCGAAGCAGCGGCCGTTCACGCCCGAAGAACGGCATGCGATCGAGCAGACGCGCGGGCGCATCATGGCGCTGCAGTTCCTGCTGGAGCAGCGCCTGGCCCGCCAGGATGCCCCGCCCGACATCGCCCAGGCCTGGGAGGCCGTGGACAGCGGCTACTTCGGCCATGCGGCGCGGGACATCGTCGCCCCCGTGCTGGCGGCCGGCGAACGGGACGGACGCTACGGCATCACCGCCGCCCAGTTCGCGGAGCGCTACGTGCCCGAACTGGGCAAGGTGGTGGCCCTGCGAGACCGGCTGATGGCGCGGCTGCAGGCCGACGCCCTCGCCGCCCGGGAGCGCGCCCTGCACAGCCTCGTGGAGGTGGCGGGCGCCTCGGCCCTGCTCTGGGCCATCCTCGCGGGCACGCTGGCCATGCTGCACGCCCGCGTGCTGCGCCCCCTGGCCCAGACGACACGGGCCCTGCAGGACCTGGCCCGCAACCGCCTGGACGCACCGCTGCCCCGGCCCGCGGCCGACGACGAGATCGCCGCGGTGATCGGCGCCGTGCGCGCGCTGCAGGAGCACACGCAGGCCCGGCAGGTGCTCGAGCGCGAGCGCGACGGCCTCATCGCGCAGCTGCGCGAGCAGTCGCTCACCGATTTCCTCACGGGGCTGCCCAACCGGCGCGCGTTTTTCGCGGCGGCGCGCGAACGCGTCGCACAGGCGCGGCAGCAGCGCTTCGACGTCGCCCTGATGCTGCTGGACGTGGACCTGTTCAAGAGCTTCAACGATCGCGCGGGGCATGCCGCCGGCGACGAGGCGCTGCGGGCCGTGGCACGTGCGGTGCGCAACACCCTGCGCCCGGGCGACCTCGTGGCGCGGTATGGGGGCGAGGAATTCGTGGTGCTGCTCGGCCCCTGCGCGGGCCCCGAGGGTGCGGCATGCGCCGAGCGCCTGCGCCACGCCATCGAGACGGCACCGGTCATCCTGCCCTCGGGGGAGCGCTTCCGGCTCACGGCCAGCGTGGGCGTGGCGGTTTCCCAGCGCCACGGCCTGGTGCTGGACCACCTGCTCTCGGAAGCGGACACCGCCCTCTACCGGGCCAAGGACCGGGGCCGCAACCGCGTAGAGGAAGCCGCCTGA
- a CDS encoding riboflavin synthase, with the protein MFTGIVQATATLAELQDREGLRTFVIEFPPGFCEGLAIGASVAVDGVCLTVTRLVSPTSAAFDVMLQSLNVTTLGGYAAGRRVNVERAARDGAEIGGHPLSGHIDFAATLQSVRDSENNRVWRVAVPAPFRRYVFAKGYIALHGASLTVAEVNRAEGWFEVWLIPETRRATVFEDLRAGDALNVEIERSTQVVVDTVREAVEESLGELRPVLEALLREKGLSLDDFVRPPAALQR; encoded by the coding sequence ATGTTCACAGGTATCGTCCAGGCCACCGCCACCCTCGCCGAGCTGCAGGACCGCGAAGGGCTGCGCACCTTCGTGATCGAGTTTCCCCCCGGCTTCTGCGAAGGGCTCGCCATCGGCGCCAGCGTCGCGGTGGATGGCGTGTGCCTCACGGTGACGCGCCTGGTCTCGCCCACGTCGGCGGCTTTCGACGTGATGCTGCAGAGCCTGAACGTGACCACGCTGGGCGGCTATGCGGCCGGGCGGCGCGTGAACGTGGAGCGGGCGGCCCGCGACGGCGCGGAGATCGGCGGCCATCCGCTGTCGGGCCACATCGATTTCGCGGCCACCCTGCAGAGCGTGCGCGATTCCGAGAACAACCGCGTGTGGCGCGTGGCGGTGCCGGCCCCGTTCCGCCGCTATGTCTTCGCCAAGGGCTACATCGCCCTGCACGGCGCCAGCCTGACCGTGGCCGAGGTGAACCGTGCCGAGGGGTGGTTCGAGGTCTGGCTGATTCCCGAGACGCGCCGCGCCACCGTGTTCGAGGACCTGCGCGCGGGCGACGCGCTCAACGTGGAAATCGAACGCAGCACCCAGGTCGTGGTGGACACGGTGCGCGAGGCGGTGGAGGAAAGCCTCGGCGAACTGCGCCCGGTGCTGGAAGCGCTGCTGCGGGAGAAGGGCCTGTCGCTGGACGATTTCGTGCGCCCTCCGGCCGCCCTGCAGCGCTGA
- a CDS encoding response regulator, with amino-acid sequence MTLSPVPPQPPTPGGDDDPAPGGLAPVPLAVAGQRVRALEEREAHLRFAAIAGRIGLWELDLETFALTSSEVCREHFGLPAEQPLSWRAVVASVHPDDAGRVRAAFEHSIAQRQEYALDHRIRRADGRVRWLKVLAQVQGGVAGRSLRIAGTAQDVTEQTLAERRTQALLQLDDSFRSLEDPADMAYAAARVLGETLGVGRAGYGDIDETNTVTIVRDWTSLGMSTAVGRHHLPHYGRFYEDLLRGHIVTVNDVSTDERTASHVPALRAVQAGALVNLPLIEGGRLVAMLFLNHPVPREWSEDELALIRSVAHRTRMAVQRRTAEQQLRVLADTLETKVEERTRELMAAEEALRQAQKMEAVGQLTGGIAHDFNNLLAGIMASLDLLRLRVSQGRVADMERCIDTAHRSAKRAASLTHRLLAFSRRQTLAPIVVDLNQLVADLLELVQRTVGPAIAVRFEPAAGLWMVRADAGQIENSLLNLCINARDAMPRGGTLRIATANHAAGQPGDGPHPRHATDLPPGEYAALSVADTGEGMAPDVAARAFEPFFTTKPLGQGTGLGLSMVYGFAQQSGGSARIASVAGQGTTITLWLPRHAGAEAELPAGPGATASPAGQARAPVSGPGRDMPAVLLVDDEPAVRSTVAESLREQGYRVLEAEDGPSALEMLRGAGRLDLLLTDVGLPGGMNGRQVADAGRALRPGLPVLFITGYAEQAVIGDRDLDPGMGVLTKPFDLDVLAARVAAALGA; translated from the coding sequence TTGACCCTGTCGCCCGTTCCTCCGCAGCCGCCCACGCCCGGGGGGGATGACGATCCCGCGCCCGGCGGGTTGGCCCCGGTGCCGCTTGCCGTGGCGGGGCAGCGCGTGCGTGCGCTCGAGGAGCGGGAGGCGCACCTGCGCTTCGCCGCGATCGCGGGACGCATCGGCCTGTGGGAGCTGGACCTGGAGACGTTCGCGCTCACCAGCTCCGAAGTCTGCCGCGAGCATTTCGGCCTGCCTGCCGAGCAGCCGCTGAGCTGGCGGGCGGTGGTGGCGTCTGTGCATCCCGACGATGCCGGGCGCGTGCGGGCCGCTTTCGAGCACAGCATCGCGCAGCGCCAGGAGTACGCGCTCGACCACCGCATCCGGCGCGCGGACGGCCGGGTGCGCTGGCTCAAGGTGCTGGCCCAGGTGCAGGGCGGCGTGGCCGGCCGCAGCCTGCGCATTGCAGGAACGGCCCAGGATGTCACCGAACAGACGCTCGCCGAGCGCCGCACGCAGGCGCTGCTGCAGCTCGACGACAGCTTCCGCTCGCTCGAGGACCCCGCCGACATGGCCTACGCCGCCGCGCGCGTGCTGGGTGAAACGCTCGGCGTGGGACGCGCGGGCTACGGGGACATCGACGAGACGAACACCGTCACCATCGTGCGTGACTGGACGTCCCTGGGCATGTCCACGGCCGTGGGCCGGCACCATCTTCCCCACTATGGCCGGTTCTACGAAGACCTGCTGCGCGGCCATATCGTCACCGTGAACGATGTGTCCACCGACGAGCGCACCGCCAGCCACGTGCCCGCCCTGCGGGCGGTGCAGGCAGGGGCGCTGGTGAACCTGCCGCTGATCGAGGGCGGGCGGCTCGTGGCGATGCTGTTCCTGAACCACCCGGTGCCGCGGGAGTGGTCCGAGGACGAACTGGCGCTGATCCGCAGCGTGGCCCACCGCACGCGCATGGCCGTGCAGCGGCGCACCGCGGAGCAGCAGCTGCGCGTGCTGGCCGACACGCTGGAAACCAAGGTCGAAGAGCGCACCCGCGAGCTGATGGCCGCGGAAGAGGCATTGCGCCAGGCCCAGAAGATGGAGGCCGTGGGGCAGCTCACCGGGGGCATCGCGCACGACTTCAACAACCTGCTGGCCGGCATCATGGCGAGCCTGGACCTGCTGCGGCTGCGCGTGTCCCAGGGACGCGTGGCCGACATGGAGCGCTGCATCGACACGGCGCACCGATCCGCCAAGCGTGCGGCCTCGCTCACGCACCGCCTGCTCGCGTTTTCCCGCCGCCAGACCCTGGCACCCATCGTGGTGGACTTGAACCAGCTCGTCGCGGACCTGCTGGAGCTGGTGCAGCGCACCGTGGGGCCCGCCATCGCGGTGCGGTTCGAGCCTGCCGCAGGGCTCTGGATGGTGCGGGCCGACGCCGGGCAGATCGAGAATTCGCTGCTGAACTTGTGCATCAACGCGCGCGATGCGATGCCCCGCGGCGGCACCCTGCGCATTGCCACCGCCAACCATGCCGCCGGGCAGCCCGGCGACGGGCCGCACCCGCGCCATGCCACCGACCTGCCGCCGGGTGAATATGCCGCGCTGTCGGTGGCCGATACCGGCGAGGGCATGGCACCCGACGTGGCGGCACGGGCCTTCGAGCCCTTCTTCACCACCAAGCCCCTGGGGCAGGGTACCGGCCTGGGGCTGTCCATGGTCTATGGCTTCGCCCAGCAGTCGGGCGGCTCTGCCCGCATCGCTTCGGTGGCGGGGCAGGGAACGACGATCACCCTCTGGCTGCCCCGCCATGCCGGCGCGGAGGCGGAACTGCCGGCCGGCCCGGGCGCCACGGCGTCGCCTGCCGGCCAGGCCCGGGCGCCTGTGTCCGGGCCGGGGCGCGACATGCCCGCGGTCCTGCTGGTGGACGACGAGCCTGCCGTGCGCTCGACGGTGGCGGAGTCGCTGCGCGAGCAGGGCTACCGCGTGCTCGAGGCAGAGGACGGGCCCTCCGCGCTGGAGATGCTGCGCGGGGCCGGGCGGCTCGATCTCCTGCTCACCGACGTGGGCCTGCCCGGCGGCATGAACGGCCGCCAGGTGGCGGATGCCGGCCGCGCGCTGCGCCCGGGCCTGCCCGTGCTGTTCATCACCGGCTATGCGGAGCAGGCCGTGATCGGCGATCGTGACCTGGATCCGGGCATGGGCGTGCTCACCAAGCCCTTCGACCTGGACGTGCTCGCGGCGCGCGTGGCCGCGGCCCTGGGCGCGTAA
- a CDS encoding esterase-like activity of phytase family protein → MPAAFRSATLAAALAFAALPCAHAEPAAYPATLAGHAVLPAPSFIPAPPDAPADLRTSGKFTTPRRVDAVGTVEGTSAGRPTGVSLPFQGQPLQGHSGIKRMADGTFWILTDNGAGAKANSPDFMLYLNHYAVDFKTGQFQRLKTVFLHDPDGKVPFRIAEEGTKERYLTGADFDPESFQFAGGALWIGEEFGPFLIKADLDGKVLAVFDTQVDGRVVRSPDHPAVTTAAAPDAKAPAFDIKRSKGFEGMASSPDGSRLYALLEGPVWDESAKAYESVEGGRQYLRVLEFDVRQEKWTGRHWKYVLEANQNAIGDFNMISPTMGLVIERDNGEGTPDKACPEGQKRADCFHDVAKFKRVYKVELTDANAGGPLRKVGYIDLLNIQDPKRLARKPLTGGVLAFPFFTIENVDIVDATHIVVGNDNNLPFSSSREPNRADDNELVLIEAGDLLRAR, encoded by the coding sequence ATGCCTGCCGCCTTCCGCTCCGCCACGCTCGCCGCCGCCCTCGCATTCGCCGCACTGCCGTGCGCCCATGCCGAGCCGGCCGCCTATCCCGCCACGCTCGCCGGCCACGCCGTGCTGCCGGCGCCGTCCTTCATCCCCGCGCCGCCGGATGCACCGGCGGACCTGCGCACCAGCGGCAAGTTCACCACGCCGCGGCGCGTGGATGCCGTGGGCACCGTCGAAGGCACGTCCGCCGGGCGGCCCACGGGCGTCTCGCTGCCGTTCCAGGGCCAGCCGCTGCAGGGCCACTCGGGCATCAAGCGCATGGCGGACGGCACCTTCTGGATCCTGACGGACAACGGCGCCGGGGCCAAGGCCAATTCGCCGGACTTCATGCTCTACCTGAACCACTATGCGGTGGACTTCAAGACCGGGCAGTTCCAGCGCCTGAAGACCGTGTTCCTGCACGATCCCGACGGAAAGGTGCCGTTCCGCATCGCCGAGGAGGGCACGAAGGAGCGCTACCTGACCGGCGCCGACTTCGACCCCGAGAGCTTCCAGTTCGCCGGCGGCGCGCTCTGGATCGGCGAGGAGTTCGGCCCCTTCCTCATCAAGGCCGACCTGGACGGCAAGGTGCTGGCGGTGTTCGACACCCAGGTGGACGGCCGCGTGGTGCGCTCGCCCGACCATCCCGCCGTCACCACCGCCGCCGCGCCCGATGCGAAGGCCCCGGCCTTCGACATCAAGCGCTCCAAAGGTTTCGAGGGCATGGCTTCCAGCCCCGACGGCAGCAGGCTGTACGCGCTGCTCGAAGGCCCGGTGTGGGACGAGTCAGCGAAAGCGTATGAATCCGTGGAGGGCGGCCGGCAGTACCTGCGCGTGCTGGAATTCGACGTGCGGCAGGAGAAATGGACGGGCCGCCACTGGAAGTACGTGCTGGAGGCGAACCAGAACGCCATCGGCGACTTCAACATGATCAGCCCCACCATGGGCCTGGTCATCGAGCGCGACAACGGCGAGGGCACGCCCGACAAGGCCTGCCCCGAGGGGCAGAAGCGTGCGGACTGCTTCCACGACGTGGCGAAGTTCAAGCGCGTGTACAAGGTGGAACTGACCGACGCCAACGCGGGCGGCCCGCTGCGCAAGGTGGGCTACATCGACCTGCTGAACATCCAGGACCCGAAGCGCCTCGCCCGCAAGCCCCTGACGGGCGGCGTGCTCGCCTTCCCGTTCTTCACCATCGAAAACGTGGACATCGTGGACGCCACGCACATCGTGGTGGGCAACGACAACAACCTGCCTTTCAGTTCCAGCCGCGAGCCCAACCGCGCCGACGACAATGAACTGGTGCTAATCGAGGCAGGCGACCTGTTGCGCGCCCGCTGA
- a CDS encoding DUF2127 domain-containing protein, translating into MSQPNDVTVSAPDLPAGAGAQARHGSGDTAGQRALRTIATLEAVKGVVALMAGLGLLGLLHHDLHHAAVSLIGHVGLNPGERYPEMLLSRLDLLAHEDFRWLLLAVIAYAALRFTEAYGLWKDRAWGEALGALSGGLYIPFELWHWLHRPSWAATLVIAFNAGVVGYLAWRLRTRPGQAASPA; encoded by the coding sequence ATGTCCCAGCCCAACGACGTGACCGTATCCGCTCCCGACCTGCCTGCCGGCGCGGGCGCACAGGCCCGCCACGGCAGCGGCGATACCGCCGGGCAGCGGGCCCTGCGGACCATCGCCACCCTGGAAGCCGTCAAGGGCGTGGTCGCGCTGATGGCCGGCCTGGGCCTGCTCGGCCTGCTGCACCACGACCTGCACCACGCCGCGGTGTCCCTGATCGGGCATGTGGGCCTGAACCCGGGCGAGCGCTACCCAGAGATGCTTCTGTCCCGGCTCGACCTGCTCGCGCACGAGGATTTCCGGTGGCTGCTGCTGGCCGTCATCGCCTATGCGGCCCTGCGCTTCACGGAGGCGTACGGCCTGTGGAAGGACCGGGCCTGGGGCGAGGCGCTGGGGGCGCTGTCGGGCGGCCTGTACATCCCGTTCGAACTCTGGCACTGGCTGCACCGGCCTTCATGGGCCGCCACCCTGGTGATCGCGTTCAACGCGGGGGTGGTGGGCTACCTGGCCTGGCGGCTCCGGACGCGGCCCGGGCAGGCCGCGTCACCGGCCTGA
- a CDS encoding siderophore-interacting protein, protein MSQTPLSTPPQPSPAQVEARALQRVRHELRLRTLTVQRAKRITPHCVRVTLGGQELAGFHSPGFDDHVKLFLPDPSTGEPVLPAFDAQGTAVPGAPRPAMRDYTPRLHDARAGTLAIDFALHDAGPATAWALQAAPGQRIAIGGPRGSLLVPLAFDGYVLAGDDTALPAIARRLAELPAGTPALALIEVDGPADEQPLPTQAAARIRWVHRSGAAPGEGSRLLEALRALPLPAGDVHAWVACETAAAKALRAHLVDERGVHPKWIKASGYWRRGSAATHETLGD, encoded by the coding sequence ATGAGCCAGACACCTCTTTCCACGCCCCCCCAGCCGTCCCCTGCCCAGGTGGAGGCCCGCGCGCTGCAGCGTGTGCGGCACGAACTGCGGCTGCGCACCCTCACCGTGCAGCGCGCCAAACGCATCACGCCCCACTGCGTGCGCGTGACGCTCGGGGGCCAGGAGCTCGCCGGCTTCCACAGCCCGGGCTTCGATGACCACGTGAAGCTGTTCCTGCCCGATCCGTCCACCGGCGAGCCCGTGCTGCCGGCCTTCGACGCCCAGGGCACCGCGGTACCCGGAGCTCCGCGCCCGGCCATGCGCGACTACACGCCGCGCCTGCACGATGCCCGGGCCGGCACGCTCGCCATCGATTTCGCACTGCACGATGCGGGCCCCGCCACCGCCTGGGCGCTGCAGGCCGCGCCCGGCCAGCGCATCGCCATCGGCGGGCCACGCGGGTCGCTGCTCGTGCCGCTCGCGTTCGATGGATACGTGCTCGCTGGTGACGATACGGCGCTGCCCGCCATCGCCCGCCGCCTGGCCGAACTGCCTGCAGGCACGCCTGCCCTCGCGCTCATCGAAGTGGACGGGCCGGCCGACGAGCAGCCTCTGCCCACGCAGGCCGCGGCGCGCATCCGGTGGGTCCATCGCTCGGGGGCGGCCCCGGGAGAGGGCTCGCGGCTGCTGGAGGCCCTGCGCGCTTTGCCCCTGCCGGCGGGCGACGTGCACGCGTGGGTGGCCTGCGAAACCGCTGCCGCCAAGGCGCTGCGCGCGCATCTGGTGGACGAGCGCGGCGTGCACCCGAAATGGATCAAGGCGTCGGGCTACTGGCGCCGGGGCAGCGCGGCCACGCACGAAACGCTCGGCGACTGA
- a CDS encoding PadR family transcriptional regulator — protein MKDLDLLESRGAPPGPRRGGGRFFGHGGLRLVLLQLIADKPRHGYELIKAIEERLGGSYSPSPGVVYPTLTLLEELGHVTVSAEGGGRKLHTATPEGLAHLESHRDEVNALLARMADGMAHRGHRPAPVERAVHNLRQALHMRLAGAPLDTEQIHAIADLLDDAARRIERL, from the coding sequence ATGAAAGACCTCGACCTGCTCGAATCCCGCGGCGCGCCGCCCGGCCCGCGGCGCGGCGGCGGCCGCTTTTTCGGCCACGGCGGCCTGCGCCTCGTTCTGCTGCAGCTCATCGCGGACAAGCCGCGCCACGGTTACGAGCTCATCAAGGCCATCGAGGAGCGCCTGGGCGGCAGCTACAGCCCGAGCCCGGGCGTGGTCTATCCCACGCTCACCCTGCTGGAGGAACTGGGCCACGTCACCGTGAGCGCCGAAGGCGGCGGCCGCAAGCTGCACACCGCCACGCCCGAGGGCCTCGCCCACCTGGAGAGCCACCGCGACGAGGTGAATGCCCTGCTCGCGCGCATGGCCGACGGCATGGCGCATCGCGGCCACCGGCCCGCGCCCGTGGAGCGGGCGGTGCACAACCTGCGCCAGGCCCTGCACATGCGCCTGGCGGGCGCTCCGCTCGACACGGAGCAGATCCACGCCATCGCCGACCTGCTGGACGACGCCGCACGGCGGATCGAACGGCTCTGA